The following proteins are encoded in a genomic region of Oncorhynchus kisutch isolate 150728-3 linkage group LG6, Okis_V2, whole genome shotgun sequence:
- the ccni2 gene encoding cyclin-I, whose protein sequence is MKNPGAAENQRLVALLEDALGREMRLWKVPVFKNSCIQGTDITPFQLQDVILWLGEMCRLFNFCQETFALGVCVLNRLLATVKAPPKYLKCIAFTSLILSAKINEEDEVIGSVKGLVVQSGCNFSTAEILRMERIILDKLSWDLYTATPIDFIHIFHALLISGHPHLSSVGAHSQKRPCLQAALWTRQVQHCMACHQLSQFKGSTLALAIITLELERLTPDWFSVFTDLLKKAQIQSMEFIHCKEMVDEYLTSLEFSLPANAVYIFDSTKMTKLQDEVSWEPAGKPGLGQTRRGKGSQGEGDTDKFYDGFRCLYNEGLALEVDGDSDTNILHEANQKNVSPCPPLHPAVS, encoded by the exons ATGAAGAACCCAGGAGCTGCAGAGAACCAACGGTTGGTGGCGTTATTGGAGGATGCACTGGGCAGGGAGATGCGCCTCTGGAAAGTGCCAGTCTTCAAGAACAGCTGCATTCAG GGTACTGACATTACCCCATTCCAACTGCAAGATGTGATCCTGTGGCTGGGTGAAATGTGCAGACTGTTCAACTTCTGTCAAGAAACATTTGCTCTCGGAGTCTGTGTTCTGAATAGACTTCTAGCAACAGTGAAG GCCCCGCCCAAATACCTGAAGTGTATCGCCTtcacctctctgattctctcAGCAAAAATCAATGAGGAGGATGAG GTGATTGGATCAGTCAAGGGCCTTGTTGTGCAGAGCGGATGCaacttttcaacagcggagattctTCGCATGGAGAGGATCATACTAGATAAGCTGAGCTGGGACCTGTATACCGCAACgccaatcgacttcattcacatC TTCCATGCCCTGTTGATCTCTGGCCACCCCCACCTTTCGTCTGTGGGTGCTCATTCTCAGAAGAGGCCTTGCCTCCAGGCGGCATTGTGGACTAGGCAGGTGCAGCACTGTATGGCCTGCCACCAGCTATCACAGTTCAAGGGCTCCACACTAGCCTTGGCCATCATTACCTTGGAGTTGGAGAGGCTCACCCCAGACTGGTTCTCAGTCTTTACCGATCTGCTGAAGAAAGCACAG ATTCAGAGCATGGAGTTCATCCACTGCAAGGAGATGGTGGACGAATACCTCACCAGCCTGGAATTCTCCCTACCAGCCAATGCAGTGTACATATTTGACAGCACCAAGATGACCAAGCTTCAGGATGAGGTGTCCTGGGAGCCTGCGGGCAAACCGGGTCTCGGGCAGACCAGGAGGGGAAAAGGAAGCCAGGGGGAGGGGGATACAGACAAGTTCTACGATGGTTTTAGGTGCCTATACAATGAGGGGTTGGCTCTGGAGGTCGACGGGGACAGTGATACTAATATCCTCCATGAGGCCAACCAGAAGAATGTGTCCCCCTGCCCACCTCTCCACCCTGCTGTGAGCTAA